The Spodoptera frugiperda isolate SF20-4 chromosome 9, AGI-APGP_CSIRO_Sfru_2.0, whole genome shotgun sequence genome contains a region encoding:
- the LOC118271412 gene encoding RNA-binding protein 28 isoform X2 produces the protein MGKMDDEFYSGVDDVKSSKEPAERNGRIIVRNISFKATKEALKEHFSKYGTVQEVNLLKKPDGKLVGCGFVHFADVTQAEKAIAATNKKPFLDRPIHVAFAVSKKAYVQNMENNPKQRFNGTSEDDNNLFKDKEETDKSTEEKQKKERINRNARLVVRNVSFKATEETLKEHFAPYGDILEVKLLKKPDGKLVGCAFVHFKNVPMAKKALLNTNMKPFLGRPISVDWAVAKNKYMQHVVSQQLEMEEKVKKEESDSDDDDNKPPLNVSADDIKDEIKSESESEAESDEEGDSDSDGDDKADVKDESDDEDGDSDDQDDDDDDDDDEEVEGDEESEAGFKQEHQRIKLNDAEDGCTVFITNIPFSVDNEQLRQFAENIGPVKYALICVDKMTEHSKGTGFVKFVDKEHADAFLSLPADQLRLEGQTLSVKPALKRENLQKGNKKEAKDNRNLYLVKEGVVVAGTKAAVGVSASDMAKRLALERSKTQMLKNLNRFVSRYRLVVSNLPAHYDDAKLRRLCAGAGDRRAVVTECRVMRDLRTPPGPDGKNPSKGYGFVMFTRHEDALACLRKLNNNPDVFDKNNRPIVSFSIEDRTALNARKKRLEKSIANNPLANKDGGQTTDKRNRKRKPETSPDESYAKRRKFGKLNNKFNKNNNQGDDNRQQNTQNQSPANFNRNNKNGRQNRFNKGPRQNDGAGQFVKKPRNNDYGEYTGLTAKEGSQHKMRSNHKLKAQAEIHRQTVKTEKKMSKRAQRLKMAAKERIKLPKQKINKNPNKKRKKHFTQSKFDRFL, from the exons ATGGGGAAAATGGATGACGAGTTTTATTCGGGTGTTGACGACGTAAAAAGTAGCAAAGAACCAGCAGAACGGAATGGCCGCATTATCGTGCGTAATATTTCGTTCAAAGCCACAAAGGAGGCGTTAAAAGAACACTTCTCTAAATATGGTACAGTGCAAGAAGTGAATTTGCTGAAGAAACCTGATGGGAAACTGGTCGGGTGTGGCTTTGTCCATTTTGCTGATGTCACACAAGCTGAAAAGGCTATTGCTGCCACAAACAAGAAACCATTCTTAG aTCGCCCCATACACGTTGCATTTGCGGTGTCTAAAAAGGCATATGTGCAGAATATGGAGAACAACCCTAAACAGCGGTTCAATGGTACCTCTGAAGATGACAACAACTTATTTA AAGATAAAGAAGAAACAGACAAGTCTACGGAGGAAAAgcaaaagaaagaaagaatcaACCGTAATGCTCGTCTAGTAGTCCGAAATGTATCTTTTAAGGCTACCGAAGAAACCTTGAAAGAGCATTTTGCACCTTATGGCGATATATTAGAAGTCAAATTGCTTAAAAAACCAGATGGTAAACTAGTGGGATGTGCTTTTGTTCATTTCAAAAATGTACCCATGGCTAAGAAGGCTCTGTTGAACACAAACATGAAACCTTTCCTTG GTCGTCCCATTTCCGTGGATTGGGCAGTGGCCAAGAACAAGTACATGCAGCATGTGGTCAGCCAACAGCTGGAGATGGAGGAAAAGGTGAAGAAGGAAGAATCAGATAGCGACGACGATGACAACAAACCACCACTCAATGTCTCCGCTGATGACATCAAGGATGAGATCAAGAGTGAGA GTGAATCAGAAGCGGAGTCTGATGAAGAAGGTGATTCTGATAGCGACGGTGATGATAAAGCTGACGTTAAGGATGAGTCTGATGACGAGGATGGTGATAGTGATGAtcaggatgatgatgatgatgatgatgatgatgaagaggtCGAGGGTGATGAGGAGTCCGAAGCTGGATTTAAACAGGAACACCAGAG GATAAAGCTAAACGACGCAGAGGACGGGTGCACGGTGTTTATAACCAACATCCCGTTCAGCGTGGACAACGAGCAGCTGAGGCAGTTCGCTGAGAACATCGGCCCTGTGAAGTACGCACTCATCTGTGTCGACAAAATGACTGAGCATTCCAAGGGAACTGGATTCGTCAAGTTTGTT GACAAAGAGCATGCAGATGCCTTCCTATCGTTACCGGCAGATCAGCTGCGGTTGGAGGGTCAAACGTTGTCAGTGAAGCCGGCACTCAAGCGGGAGAACTTACAGAAAGGCAATAAGAAAGAAGCTAAAGACAACAGGAACTTGTATCTTGTTAAAGAAGGag TGGTGGTGGCGGGCACGAAGGCGGCGGTGGGCGTGTCGGCCTCCGACATGGCCAAGCGACTGGCTCTGGAGCGCAGCAAGACACAGATGTTGAAGAATCTCAacag GTTCGTGTCCCGGTACCGGCTAGTGGTGTCGAACCTGCCGGCGCACTACGACGACGCCAAGCTGCGCAGACTGTGCGCGGGCGCCGGCGACCGGCGCGCCGTCGTCACCGAGTGTCGCGTCATGAGGGACCTGCGGACCCCGCCCGGACCCGACGGGAAGAACCC GTCAAAAGGCTACGGCTTCGTAATGTTCACGCGACACGAGGACGCTCTAGCGTGTCTGAGGAAACTGAACAACAATCCCGATGTATTTGATAAAAACAAT AGGCCCATCGTCTCCTTCTCAATAGAAGACAGAACAGCATTGAACGCAAGAAAGAAAAGATTAGAGAAATCCATAGCCAATAACCCGCTCGCAAACAAAGATGGCGGCCAAACCACAGACAAGAGAAACAGGAAACGGAAACCAGAAACATCACCAGACGAAAGTTACGCTAAGAGACGGAAGTTTGGGAAACTGAAtaataagttcaataaaaataataaccagGGAGATGACAACAGGCAACAGAACACTCAAAATCAAAGTCCTGctaattttaataggaataataAGAATGGAAGGCAGAATAGATTTAATAAGGGGCCGCGACAAAATGATGGGGCCGGTCAATTTGTGAAGAAACCAAGAAATAATGATTATGGCGAGTATACAGGGCTAACTGCTAAGGAAGGCTCCCAACACAAAATGCGAAGCAACCATAAACTAAAAGCACAAGCGGAAATCCATAGACAAACAGTAAAAACAGAGAAGAAGATGAGTAAGAGAGCCCAAAGACTCAAGATGGCGGCGAAAGAGAGGATAAAGTTGCCCAAACAGAAGATTAATAAGAATCCGaataaaaagagaaagaaaCATTTTACACAGTCAAAGTTTGACAGGTTTTTGTAA
- the LOC118271336 gene encoding protein arginine methyltransferase NDUFAF7 homolog, mitochondrial, which yields MNSRHIFSRCNKLLIQQTINRGNSFKVVKRPDPKTLKMPAPGTAPSIMAIIKEKIRLNGPITVAEYMHIITTNPTEGYYMKKEVIGQGGDFITSPEISQLFGEILGVWFFSETQKLGPSKPLQIVELGPGNATLLLDILRVVNRLGYKPKDLSLHLVEISSTMQMVQANKLCVSHREVSIEKPHNYEGETISGIKVYWYNDLKKVPNDFSWYIAHEFFDVMPIHKFEKTNDGWRELLIDLDGQEKLYYRITAEETVSCKSLIKPPIDSGDRTELEISARSLGIARQLATRVDKYGGIALIADYGHEGEKGDTFRAFHKHQVVNPLENPGKCDLTADVDFSQLRIAASKTPTTENFALVMGPVKQKDFLERCQAEVRLKVLMDNAKSDEDREKIKKSYEMLVEPAKMGERFKFMAFYPSSMVDILNKYPPLGFSTPKSEDG from the exons atGAATTCGCGACATATTTTTAGTAGGTGCAATAAACTACTGAtacaacaaacaataaacagAGGTAACAGTTTCAAAGTTGTTAAACGTCCGGATCCAAAAACTTTGAAAATGCCTGCCCCGGGCACCGCTCCAAGCATAATGGCTataataaaggaaaaaatcaGACTTAATGGACCAATTACGGTGGCTGAATACATGCACATTATTACCACAAACCCTACCGAAGGATATTACATGAAAAAGGAGGTTATTGGCCAGGGTGGCGATTTTATAACTTCGCCAGAAATAAGTCAACTATTTGGTGAGATACTGGGGGTATGGTTCTTCTCTGAAACTCAAAAGCTGGGTCCTAGTAAGCCACTACAAATAGTTGAACTAGGACCAGGCAATGCGACTTTACTATTGGATATTTTAAGG GTAGTGAACCGACTTGGATACAAACCCAAGGACTTGAGTCTTCATCTTGTGGAAATATCTTCAACCATGCAGATGGTACAAGCAAACAAATTATGTGTATCACATAGAGAAGTCAGCATTGAAAAGCCACACAACTATGAA GGTGAAACGATCAGTGGTATTAAAGTATACTGGTACAATGACTTAAAGAAAGTACCTAATGACTTTTCTTGGTATATTGCTCATGAGTTCTTCGATGTAATGCCCATACATAAGTTTGAA AAAACAAATGATGGATGGCGAGAACTCTTAATAGATCTCGATGGACAAGAGAAACTTTACTACAGAATAACAGCAGAAGAAACAGTCTCATGCAAGTCGTTAATAAAACCTCCCATAGATTCTGGAGATAGAACAGAGCTAGAGATCAGTGCCCGGAGCCTTGGAATTGCAAGGCAGTTGGCCacaagagtagacaaatatggTGGAATTGCTCTCATCGCTGATTATGGACATGAAGGAGAAAAGGGTGATACTTTTAGG gccTTCCATAAGCACCAAGTGGTGAATCCTTTGGAAAATCCTGGCAAATGTGACTTAACAGCTGATGTGGATTTCTCTCAGTTAAGAATTGCTGCTTCAAAGACTCCAACAACAGAGAATTTTGCTTTGGTTATGGGACCGGTCAAGCAGAAAGACTTCCTTGAGAGATGTCAAGCCGAGGTCAGACTGAAG GTTCTTATGGATAATGCAAAATCTGATGAAGACagggaaaaaattaaaaaatcgtaTGAAATGCTTGTAGAACCAGCGAAAATGGGCGAAAGATTCAAATTCATGGCTTTTTATCCGTCATCTATggttgatattttaaataaatatccacCATTAGGATTTTCTACTCCGAAATCCGAAGATGGATAA
- the LOC118271377 gene encoding uncharacterized protein LOC118271377 yields the protein MEALRSLRIAHRGKRLLTCKSAPIRPLQCTPAAVVGMARDAHTQTVYENMVYISNDKVKLKADPKTMKLNEKIDKPLCIIMNWMMAKPNHVKKYAKLYLDHDFDVLSVACTPWQLMWPAKGSQVLTEKLLRFMEINSQNPLTVHGFSVGAYVWAELLVHAANDKKRFQPVLDRVACQVFDSGADIHEIPVGFPSAVFPRNKFLQELFRTYIKTHMKVFHNVATKHYMKATDVFHHTPCRAPGLFLVSKTDLVGAEKRSRSVHDSWVRSGIKCNFKCWDKSPHVLHYIHHPEEYKQALYSHMRQCGLLKNKS from the exons ATGGAAGCGCTTCGTTCGCTACGTATCGCCCACCGAGGGAAAAGATTATTAACTTGTAAAAGT GCACCAATCCGACCATTACAATGCACTCCCGCAGCGGTGGTGGGGATGGCCCGCGATGCGCACACGCAGACAGTGTACGAAAACATGGTGTACATCAGCAACGACAAGGTCAAACTGAAAGCCGACCCCAAAACTATGAA ATTAAATGAGAAAATAGACAAGCCGCTGTGTATAATCATGAACTGGATGATGGCCAAGCCGAACCACGTGAAGAAGTACGCGAAGCTGTACCTGGACCATGACTTCGACGTGCTCTCCGTGGCCTGCACTCCCTGGCAGCTCATGTGGCCGGCCAAAGGATCTCaa GTACTAACGGAAAAACTGCTGAGGTTTATGGAGATAAACAGTCAGAATCCGCTGACGGTGCACGGGTTCTCAGTCGGCGCCTACGTGTGGGCGGAGCTGCTGGTCCACGCTGCTAATGACAAAAAACG ATTCCAGCCAGTATTGGACCGCGTGGCGTGCCAGGTGTTTGACTCCGGCGCAGACATCCACGAGATACCGGTCGGCTTCCCCAGCGCCGTGTTCCCGCGGAACAAATTCTTGCAGGAACTCTTTAGGACTTATATCAA AACCCACATGAAAGTGTTTCATAACGTAGCGACGAAACATTACATGAAGGCTACGGACGTGTTCCATCACACTCCCTGCAGGGCGCCGGGGCTGTTCCTCGTGTCGAAGACTGATCTTGTTGGAGCTGAGAAGAGGAGCAGAAGCGTCCACGACTCTTGGGTCAGGAGTGGAATCAAG TGTAACTTCAAATGCTGGGACAAGTCTCCACACGTGCTTCACTACATCCACCACCCTGAGGAGTACAAGCAGGCGTTGTATTCCCACATGAGGCAATGTGGCTTACTCAAAAACAAGTCATAG
- the LOC118271412 gene encoding RNA-binding protein 28 isoform X1, whose product MGKMDDEFYSGVDDVKSSKEPAERNGRIIVRNISFKATKEALKEHFSKYGTVQEVNLLKKPDGKLVGCGFVHFADVTQAEKAIAATNKKPFLDRPIHVAFAVSKKAYVQNMENNPKQRFNGTSEDDNNLFSKDKEETDKSTEEKQKKERINRNARLVVRNVSFKATEETLKEHFAPYGDILEVKLLKKPDGKLVGCAFVHFKNVPMAKKALLNTNMKPFLGRPISVDWAVAKNKYMQHVVSQQLEMEEKVKKEESDSDDDDNKPPLNVSADDIKDEIKSESESEAESDEEGDSDSDGDDKADVKDESDDEDGDSDDQDDDDDDDDDEEVEGDEESEAGFKQEHQRIKLNDAEDGCTVFITNIPFSVDNEQLRQFAENIGPVKYALICVDKMTEHSKGTGFVKFVDKEHADAFLSLPADQLRLEGQTLSVKPALKRENLQKGNKKEAKDNRNLYLVKEGVVVAGTKAAVGVSASDMAKRLALERSKTQMLKNLNRFVSRYRLVVSNLPAHYDDAKLRRLCAGAGDRRAVVTECRVMRDLRTPPGPDGKNPSKGYGFVMFTRHEDALACLRKLNNNPDVFDKNNRPIVSFSIEDRTALNARKKRLEKSIANNPLANKDGGQTTDKRNRKRKPETSPDESYAKRRKFGKLNNKFNKNNNQGDDNRQQNTQNQSPANFNRNNKNGRQNRFNKGPRQNDGAGQFVKKPRNNDYGEYTGLTAKEGSQHKMRSNHKLKAQAEIHRQTVKTEKKMSKRAQRLKMAAKERIKLPKQKINKNPNKKRKKHFTQSKFDRFL is encoded by the exons ATGGGGAAAATGGATGACGAGTTTTATTCGGGTGTTGACGACGTAAAAAGTAGCAAAGAACCAGCAGAACGGAATGGCCGCATTATCGTGCGTAATATTTCGTTCAAAGCCACAAAGGAGGCGTTAAAAGAACACTTCTCTAAATATGGTACAGTGCAAGAAGTGAATTTGCTGAAGAAACCTGATGGGAAACTGGTCGGGTGTGGCTTTGTCCATTTTGCTGATGTCACACAAGCTGAAAAGGCTATTGCTGCCACAAACAAGAAACCATTCTTAG aTCGCCCCATACACGTTGCATTTGCGGTGTCTAAAAAGGCATATGTGCAGAATATGGAGAACAACCCTAAACAGCGGTTCAATGGTACCTCTGAAGATGACAACAACTTATTTAGTA AAGATAAAGAAGAAACAGACAAGTCTACGGAGGAAAAgcaaaagaaagaaagaatcaACCGTAATGCTCGTCTAGTAGTCCGAAATGTATCTTTTAAGGCTACCGAAGAAACCTTGAAAGAGCATTTTGCACCTTATGGCGATATATTAGAAGTCAAATTGCTTAAAAAACCAGATGGTAAACTAGTGGGATGTGCTTTTGTTCATTTCAAAAATGTACCCATGGCTAAGAAGGCTCTGTTGAACACAAACATGAAACCTTTCCTTG GTCGTCCCATTTCCGTGGATTGGGCAGTGGCCAAGAACAAGTACATGCAGCATGTGGTCAGCCAACAGCTGGAGATGGAGGAAAAGGTGAAGAAGGAAGAATCAGATAGCGACGACGATGACAACAAACCACCACTCAATGTCTCCGCTGATGACATCAAGGATGAGATCAAGAGTGAGA GTGAATCAGAAGCGGAGTCTGATGAAGAAGGTGATTCTGATAGCGACGGTGATGATAAAGCTGACGTTAAGGATGAGTCTGATGACGAGGATGGTGATAGTGATGAtcaggatgatgatgatgatgatgatgatgatgaagaggtCGAGGGTGATGAGGAGTCCGAAGCTGGATTTAAACAGGAACACCAGAG GATAAAGCTAAACGACGCAGAGGACGGGTGCACGGTGTTTATAACCAACATCCCGTTCAGCGTGGACAACGAGCAGCTGAGGCAGTTCGCTGAGAACATCGGCCCTGTGAAGTACGCACTCATCTGTGTCGACAAAATGACTGAGCATTCCAAGGGAACTGGATTCGTCAAGTTTGTT GACAAAGAGCATGCAGATGCCTTCCTATCGTTACCGGCAGATCAGCTGCGGTTGGAGGGTCAAACGTTGTCAGTGAAGCCGGCACTCAAGCGGGAGAACTTACAGAAAGGCAATAAGAAAGAAGCTAAAGACAACAGGAACTTGTATCTTGTTAAAGAAGGag TGGTGGTGGCGGGCACGAAGGCGGCGGTGGGCGTGTCGGCCTCCGACATGGCCAAGCGACTGGCTCTGGAGCGCAGCAAGACACAGATGTTGAAGAATCTCAacag GTTCGTGTCCCGGTACCGGCTAGTGGTGTCGAACCTGCCGGCGCACTACGACGACGCCAAGCTGCGCAGACTGTGCGCGGGCGCCGGCGACCGGCGCGCCGTCGTCACCGAGTGTCGCGTCATGAGGGACCTGCGGACCCCGCCCGGACCCGACGGGAAGAACCC GTCAAAAGGCTACGGCTTCGTAATGTTCACGCGACACGAGGACGCTCTAGCGTGTCTGAGGAAACTGAACAACAATCCCGATGTATTTGATAAAAACAAT AGGCCCATCGTCTCCTTCTCAATAGAAGACAGAACAGCATTGAACGCAAGAAAGAAAAGATTAGAGAAATCCATAGCCAATAACCCGCTCGCAAACAAAGATGGCGGCCAAACCACAGACAAGAGAAACAGGAAACGGAAACCAGAAACATCACCAGACGAAAGTTACGCTAAGAGACGGAAGTTTGGGAAACTGAAtaataagttcaataaaaataataaccagGGAGATGACAACAGGCAACAGAACACTCAAAATCAAAGTCCTGctaattttaataggaataataAGAATGGAAGGCAGAATAGATTTAATAAGGGGCCGCGACAAAATGATGGGGCCGGTCAATTTGTGAAGAAACCAAGAAATAATGATTATGGCGAGTATACAGGGCTAACTGCTAAGGAAGGCTCCCAACACAAAATGCGAAGCAACCATAAACTAAAAGCACAAGCGGAAATCCATAGACAAACAGTAAAAACAGAGAAGAAGATGAGTAAGAGAGCCCAAAGACTCAAGATGGCGGCGAAAGAGAGGATAAAGTTGCCCAAACAGAAGATTAATAAGAATCCGaataaaaagagaaagaaaCATTTTACACAGTCAAAGTTTGACAGGTTTTTGTAA